From a single Cyclobacterium marinum DSM 745 genomic region:
- a CDS encoding TlpA family protein disulfide reductase, with protein sequence MKKSLIVLLAIVIFCGCKEETKIDTNYVIAKFQEHADNINSLEYRMQRIDTFAQGGTVWDNSGIALIEKDDSDEIFGFSFYGKRDDVDIEYIYDEGKGFEISKKDSSYQVEPGHLGFMGKPGGQMVHQNIFRLDSVYKKVSVSATENSYLLSFEFENDSVYNVSDKKKVYELNKADFFPIKIKQTSNRLGNKSVSIAKFTDVKINENVKNSINDIKQGIQHYTIIPPKKRKLNKLLTKKLPTLELPDLSSKDKMVKVTPGQLTLIDFWEVWCGPCIASFPKVEHLKIKYPNKLNVIGIVSEDPESALKMVRKKGTTFQNLVGNNELEEEFGVNSWPRYFLVDKTGIVQKEYFGFSDQIEKDIKEFLAK encoded by the coding sequence ATGAAAAAAAGCCTAATCGTTCTTTTAGCGATAGTAATTTTTTGCGGTTGCAAGGAAGAAACTAAAATCGATACCAATTATGTCATTGCCAAGTTTCAGGAGCATGCCGATAATATTAATTCATTGGAATACCGGATGCAGAGAATTGACACTTTTGCTCAAGGTGGTACTGTATGGGACAATTCAGGAATTGCACTTATTGAAAAAGACGATAGTGATGAAATTTTTGGATTTTCTTTCTATGGCAAAAGAGATGATGTTGATATAGAATATATTTATGACGAAGGAAAGGGATTCGAAATCTCTAAAAAAGATAGTTCCTACCAAGTAGAACCAGGACATCTTGGATTTATGGGTAAACCGGGAGGACAAATGGTTCATCAAAATATTTTCAGACTAGACTCAGTTTATAAAAAAGTGTCGGTATCAGCAACGGAAAATTCATATCTACTTTCTTTCGAATTTGAAAACGATTCTGTTTACAATGTGTCCGATAAGAAAAAAGTCTACGAACTTAATAAAGCAGACTTTTTCCCAATTAAAATAAAGCAGACTTCAAATCGACTTGGGAATAAGTCCGTTTCTATCGCAAAATTTACCGATGTTAAAATCAACGAAAATGTTAAAAATTCAATAAATGACATAAAACAGGGTATTCAGCATTACACAATTATACCACCTAAAAAAAGAAAGTTAAATAAGCTGCTTACTAAAAAACTTCCAACTTTGGAATTACCTGACTTATCCAGCAAGGATAAAATGGTAAAAGTTACTCCCGGCCAATTAACTCTAATTGACTTTTGGGAAGTTTGGTGCGGACCATGCATCGCATCATTTCCTAAAGTGGAGCATCTAAAAATCAAATATCCAAATAAATTAAATGTAATTGGAATAGTTTCAGAAGACCCCGAAAGTGCCCTCAAAATGGTAAGAAAGAAAGGGACGACCTTTCAAAATCTGGTTGGAAATAATGAATTGGAAGAGGAATTTGGGGTCAATAGTTGGCCAAGATATTTTTTGGTAGATAAAACAGGAATAGTACAAAAAGAATATTTTGGATTTTCTGACCAAATCGAGAAAGACATCAAAGAATTTTTGGCTAAATAA
- a CDS encoding helix-turn-helix domain-containing protein yields the protein MSKHVWNTKIQIIQQFDNSTEMLSDNSMGIYFEFNSEALLIVHFKPLNEVFECKIFNDNKGVLINFERDLIDEDDIEYALDVMSIFNKYPQFHIREIHQINQLQQLIGLLKEEFFNEKASYVMLKTLLKLLLLHLIRYQNDELLEQDLNQKRVFQFLELMETNFIKETNTDYYANQIGISSKRLNQILKEKLNLTAKQIIQQRQITESKRELVKGEITTKELAFHLGFDSLSSFSRFFKKKVGISPSDFKTQN from the coding sequence ATGAGCAAACACGTTTGGAATACTAAAATTCAAATTATCCAACAGTTTGATAATAGCACTGAAATGCTTTCAGATAACTCTATGGGGATCTACTTTGAGTTTAATTCAGAAGCCTTACTAATTGTTCATTTCAAACCCTTGAATGAAGTTTTTGAGTGTAAAATATTCAATGATAATAAAGGTGTATTAATAAATTTTGAACGCGACCTTATTGATGAAGATGATATTGAATATGCCCTGGATGTGATGTCTATTTTCAATAAATACCCTCAGTTTCATATTAGGGAAATCCATCAAATTAATCAATTACAGCAGCTAATTGGTTTGCTTAAAGAAGAGTTTTTCAATGAAAAGGCTTCTTATGTTATGCTTAAAACCTTACTTAAGCTTTTGTTGCTCCATTTAATTCGTTATCAAAACGATGAATTATTAGAACAAGATTTAAATCAAAAGAGGGTTTTTCAATTTTTAGAATTAATGGAAACTAATTTTATAAAAGAAACTAATACCGATTATTATGCCAACCAAATAGGGATAAGTAGTAAGCGCTTGAACCAAATCTTAAAAGAAAAACTAAACCTCACTGCAAAACAAATTATTCAGCAGCGTCAAATTACAGAATCAAAACGTGAGCTTGTAAAAGGGGAAATTACCACAAAAGAATTGGCATTCCATTTGGGATTTGATTCTTTAAGTAGTTTTTCCAGGTTTTTCAAAAAAAAAGTAGGTATAAGTCCATCTGATTTTAAGACACAAAACTAG
- a CDS encoding MFS transporter — protein MNKISNFGVFTLLFISSLTIMVGTVIAPSLSGIVKQLDFGFSPSWLITLPSLGVVVFAPIIGRLINKLGSLKLLILGLVPYAILGVIGAFISNDYLLILDRFLLGAATVAIQVSVTLYIAAFFTGEERMKMIAWQGMAIELGGVIFLAIGGILGQMHWQFPFYIYLLALVCLMFVLKALPKPDAKRKEKGVFSKNKNESKFKVQLIFYASLLAMMLFFVGFVSLPLYLPETFGFSESQTGYLMAFISVIAIITASQMPKVVKYTGDVKTVVFGFLFFMLGYMVLAIAGNVPVLVLAVICIGVGFGFTIPLLNHMMIEASSLQNQGKNLGLYSMGVFGGQFLSTFIEYISNNYMVVYSVSAVMAFVIGSVILWLFQRLGKN, from the coding sequence ATGAATAAAATATCAAACTTCGGGGTTTTCACTCTACTATTTATTAGCAGCTTAACAATAATGGTGGGAACAGTAATTGCGCCATCACTTTCAGGAATTGTAAAACAGTTAGATTTTGGCTTTTCGCCTAGTTGGTTAATTACGCTTCCTTCATTGGGTGTTGTGGTGTTCGCTCCAATAATAGGCCGTTTAATAAATAAGTTAGGATCACTTAAATTATTAATTTTAGGCTTAGTCCCTTATGCCATATTAGGTGTTATAGGGGCATTTATTTCCAATGATTATTTGTTAATCTTAGATAGGTTTTTGCTGGGTGCAGCCACAGTTGCCATTCAAGTATCTGTGACCCTATATATTGCAGCATTTTTTACAGGTGAAGAAAGAATGAAAATGATTGCTTGGCAAGGAATGGCTATTGAATTGGGTGGCGTTATTTTTCTTGCAATTGGCGGTATTTTAGGTCAAATGCATTGGCAATTTCCTTTTTACATTTACCTTTTAGCCTTGGTTTGTTTAATGTTCGTTTTAAAAGCATTACCAAAACCTGATGCTAAAAGAAAAGAAAAAGGAGTTTTTTCGAAAAACAAAAACGAAAGTAAATTCAAGGTTCAACTGATTTTTTATGCTTCCTTATTGGCTATGATGTTGTTCTTTGTAGGTTTTGTTAGTTTGCCCTTATATCTGCCAGAAACCTTTGGTTTTAGCGAATCTCAAACAGGTTATTTAATGGCTTTTATTTCTGTTATAGCTATTATAACCGCAAGTCAAATGCCTAAGGTAGTTAAATATACAGGCGATGTTAAAACGGTGGTTTTTGGTTTTCTGTTTTTTATGTTAGGCTATATGGTTTTAGCAATTGCCGGGAATGTGCCAGTTTTAGTGTTAGCAGTAATCTGTATAGGAGTAGGCTTTGGATTTACTATTCCATTGTTAAACCATATGATGATTGAAGCCAGCTCATTACAAAACCAAGGAAAAAATTTGGGACTGTATTCTATGGGGGTTTTTGGAGGACAGTTTTTATCTACTTTTATTGAATACATTTCCAATAATTACATGGTTGTGTATAGTGTTTCTGCTGTTATGGCATTTGTGATTGGTAGCGTCATTTTGTGGTTGTTTCAAAGGTTAGGTAAAAATTAA
- a CDS encoding glycoside hydrolase family 88 protein, translated as MEKSNRVRFQKVIVMIILMVVGWGCKQNTKTQINKVSEEATYSVPKIMGNFTRLKREETGGVKLEFESAILYPDSSQSELILKWDGLSNEIFTDGAYFRLTLDSDLNSYQKFLLFTEGNELIDSLDLSLGTPFQLVQCKIQEKYLADVLENGLKVQLKGNGGPVGVFTHTALGLDNFLPHILIPGKASPREEFLNRMASLASLTEYGWQEGCVIDGIAKLSENATDGSRYKNGLEEHMSLIFPLKDSINHNYEKIGIEFTSCLAQLALWKPNHPEVGHVVNYWKSKTDSAGIIKNGNTIVAEGNYTVAWPLAVIAQQLNKPELADEAIRQLRFRRDNLIDEEGAIWLRYNIHTQKRTFRLWSRGLTWYVLGLAKTLDVLPNPPKDLIEELRRATDYLISIQGVDGLWTVFAGDSLTAPETSGTCGIATAMAIGVRRGWLENNAKEAALLALQGVEERLTPDGYLDGVAEENKGGIEFQRKTKGSICNWGMGLFAQLLAELAPPEN; from the coding sequence ATGGAAAAATCAAATAGAGTGAGATTTCAAAAGGTAATAGTAATGATCATTTTGATGGTTGTTGGATGGGGCTGCAAGCAGAATACTAAAACACAAATAAATAAGGTAAGTGAGGAAGCCACTTATTCCGTTCCTAAAATCATGGGAAATTTTACGCGTTTAAAGCGTGAAGAAACAGGCGGCGTAAAACTGGAATTTGAATCTGCAATATTGTATCCCGACTCTTCGCAAAGTGAATTAATTTTAAAATGGGATGGGTTATCCAATGAAATATTTACTGACGGGGCTTATTTCAGGCTTACTCTTGATTCTGATTTAAATAGTTACCAAAAATTTTTATTGTTCACTGAAGGAAATGAATTAATTGATTCATTGGATTTATCCCTTGGCACACCCTTTCAACTCGTACAATGTAAAATTCAAGAAAAATATCTTGCTGATGTTTTGGAAAACGGATTGAAAGTTCAATTGAAAGGAAATGGAGGACCTGTTGGCGTTTTTACCCATACAGCACTGGGATTAGATAACTTTTTACCGCATATACTAATTCCGGGCAAAGCATCGCCTCGAGAAGAATTTCTTAATAGAATGGCCTCTCTTGCCAGTTTAACGGAGTACGGTTGGCAAGAGGGATGTGTAATAGATGGAATCGCTAAACTGTCGGAAAATGCAACGGATGGGTCAAGGTATAAAAATGGTCTGGAAGAGCACATGTCACTCATTTTTCCTTTAAAGGATAGTATTAATCACAACTACGAAAAAATAGGGATTGAATTTACCTCCTGTCTGGCACAGCTGGCTCTATGGAAGCCTAATCATCCTGAAGTAGGGCATGTTGTCAATTATTGGAAAAGTAAAACAGATTCTGCTGGAATCATAAAAAATGGTAATACAATTGTTGCCGAAGGGAATTACACGGTCGCTTGGCCTTTAGCAGTAATTGCTCAGCAATTAAACAAACCTGAATTGGCAGATGAAGCTATCAGGCAGTTACGCTTTCGCCGCGATAACCTAATTGACGAAGAAGGTGCAATTTGGTTGAGATACAACATTCACACACAGAAAAGGACCTTCCGCTTGTGGTCGAGAGGCTTAACTTGGTATGTATTGGGGCTTGCCAAAACATTGGATGTCTTACCTAACCCTCCAAAAGATTTAATTGAAGAGTTACGACGAGCAACTGATTATTTAATTTCAATTCAAGGAGTAGATGGTTTGTGGACAGTCTTTGCCGGAGATTCTCTTACTGCACCTGAAACATCCGGGACATGCGGTATAGCTACAGCAATGGCAATTGGAGTCCGTAGAGGTTGGTTAGAAAATAATGCCAAAGAAGCAGCATTGTTGGCTTTACAAGGGGTTGAGGAAAGACTTACCCCCGACGGATACCTTGATGGTGTAGCGGAAGAAAATAAAGGTGGGATAGAATTTCAAAGAAAAACAAAAGGTTCAATATGCAATTGGGGAATGGGCTTGTTTGCCCAGCTTCTTGCAGAATTAGCCCCACCGGAAAACTGA
- a CDS encoding YpdA family putative bacillithiol disulfide reductase: MKKLELLIIGAGPIGLACGIEAKKKGLDYLIIEKGVLTNSIFNYPVNMTFFSTSEKLEMADIPFMSISNKPTRPEALEYYRRIVKHYQLNINLYEKVNTLEKKEGGFVVHTSKGDYETEKLVLATGFYDLPNTMNVPGEDLSKVSHYYKEPWPYIGQKIIVVGGGNSAVDVALETWRKGAEVSMVVMKPEIDQTVKYWVLPDIENRIKEGSIKGYYNSSIKEIREKEVVLNTPEGEVTIENDFVLAMTGYKPNFELLDQLGVQLSLDEKRQPCFDDISQESNVPGLYLAGVVCGGLNTREFFIENTISHAKAIVKDIVNKKAILAKD, encoded by the coding sequence ATGAAAAAGTTGGAATTATTGATAATAGGTGCCGGGCCTATAGGTTTGGCATGTGGTATAGAAGCAAAAAAGAAAGGCCTTGACTATCTGATTATAGAAAAAGGGGTGCTGACAAATTCTATTTTTAATTATCCAGTAAACATGACCTTTTTCTCTACTTCTGAGAAATTGGAAATGGCAGATATTCCTTTTATGTCGATTTCCAATAAACCAACTAGACCGGAGGCACTGGAATATTACCGCAGAATAGTCAAACATTACCAACTCAACATCAATTTGTACGAAAAAGTAAACACCTTAGAGAAAAAAGAAGGTGGCTTTGTGGTGCATACCTCTAAGGGAGATTACGAAACCGAGAAATTGGTTCTAGCCACCGGATTTTATGACCTGCCTAATACCATGAATGTTCCTGGTGAGGATTTGTCAAAAGTTTCGCATTATTACAAAGAACCCTGGCCTTATATCGGACAAAAAATTATCGTGGTAGGCGGAGGAAACTCTGCAGTGGATGTGGCCTTGGAAACTTGGAGAAAAGGGGCTGAAGTAAGCATGGTGGTGATGAAACCTGAAATTGACCAAACGGTAAAGTACTGGGTTTTGCCTGATATTGAAAATAGAATCAAAGAAGGATCGATTAAAGGTTACTACAATTCAAGTATCAAAGAAATTAGAGAAAAAGAAGTAGTTCTCAATACGCCGGAAGGGGAAGTCACTATTGAAAATGACTTTGTTCTAGCCATGACGGGTTACAAACCCAATTTTGAATTGCTTGATCAATTGGGCGTCCAATTAAGCTTGGATGAAAAAAGACAGCCCTGTTTTGACGATATTAGCCAGGAGTCGAATGTTCCCGGGCTTTATTTGGCAGGAGTAGTTTGTGGGGGATTGAATACAAGAGAGTTTTTTATAGAAAACACCATCTCCCATGCCAAAGCCATTGTAAAGGATATTGTAAATAAAAAGGCAATACTAGCCAAAGACTAG
- the ppk1 gene encoding polyphosphate kinase 1: MNYTDRDINWLSFNERILQEAENAQTPLMERLKFLAIYSSNLEEFYRVRVANHRFAQKYKGDKKNKYGYRPSFVLQQINKIVSLQQERLGKVFYSEILPGLSQKGIHLLTQDFSEADRNLMGRFYDEKLKNNFTLKDITEDSNFKLKNQTVYLYAISESRFYLIELDYKTFGRFINLSSSDKAKRFVQLDDIFRSNAPKFLGEKSALFAIKISRDAELYMDEDLEENIVVKIKKSIKNRETGLPSRLLFDENIPFKYIDFLRKKIDVDMSGLIPGGRYHNFYDFFGFPVSEESLCYKKREKVPCARLDQASNWFAEVKKENLFLSFPYQNYRYVTGFLNKAAMDKEVEEINITLYRVAESSEICMALEKAAKSGKRVFVLDEAQARFDEKSNIYWGERLIKAGAHVKYGIDHLKVHAKIFSIKRKEGESIQTYAYMGTGNFNEKTAEIYGDHALITSESAYTKDVDEVFAFLKDKTHTPKFDSLLVAPFNLRSSVEQLIENEIGYSKEGKIGKMTIKLNSLEDPEMINKIRRAADYGVKIELIVRGICCYHPLSALQEKNIKIVSIVDRFLEHTRVYHFHNNNEPLIYLASADWMTRNLSGRIEVAFPIHHKKTKSFILASLNAQLHDNVNGRLITGTGKSQMVSGSGTLSAQEKMYDLVSENNAQYAV, from the coding sequence ATGAACTACACTGACAGGGATATAAATTGGTTGTCATTTAACGAGCGAATTCTCCAAGAGGCGGAAAATGCACAGACGCCGCTGATGGAAAGGTTGAAATTCCTTGCCATTTATTCCTCCAACCTTGAGGAATTTTATCGGGTCAGGGTAGCGAATCATCGTTTTGCCCAAAAATACAAGGGGGATAAGAAGAATAAATATGGTTACCGACCCTCCTTTGTGCTTCAGCAAATTAATAAGATTGTCAGCTTACAGCAGGAACGTCTAGGAAAGGTTTTCTACTCTGAAATCCTACCGGGTTTATCTCAAAAAGGAATTCACCTGTTAACCCAAGATTTCTCTGAGGCAGACAGAAACTTAATGGGCCGGTTTTATGATGAAAAACTTAAAAACAATTTCACCCTAAAGGACATTACTGAGGATAGCAACTTTAAGCTTAAAAACCAAACGGTTTACCTCTATGCCATTAGCGAGAGTCGTTTTTACCTCATTGAGTTGGATTATAAAACCTTTGGAAGGTTTATTAATCTCTCCTCATCCGACAAGGCAAAAAGATTCGTTCAACTGGATGATATTTTCAGAAGCAATGCACCAAAGTTTTTGGGTGAGAAATCAGCACTCTTTGCTATAAAAATCTCAAGAGATGCGGAATTGTATATGGATGAGGATTTGGAAGAAAACATTGTTGTAAAGATTAAGAAAAGCATAAAAAATAGAGAAACCGGCCTTCCTTCAAGACTACTTTTTGATGAAAACATCCCCTTTAAATACATTGATTTCTTAAGAAAAAAAATAGATGTGGACATGTCCGGACTCATCCCCGGAGGTCGTTACCATAATTTCTATGACTTTTTTGGCTTTCCGGTGTCAGAGGAAAGCCTGTGCTACAAAAAAAGAGAAAAGGTTCCATGTGCCAGGCTCGATCAAGCGAGCAATTGGTTTGCCGAAGTCAAAAAAGAAAATCTCTTTTTAAGTTTTCCTTACCAAAATTATAGGTATGTCACAGGGTTTTTAAACAAAGCTGCCATGGACAAGGAAGTTGAGGAAATCAACATCACCCTTTATAGGGTAGCTGAAAGTTCGGAAATTTGTATGGCGCTTGAAAAAGCCGCTAAATCCGGAAAAAGAGTATTTGTATTGGACGAAGCACAGGCGAGGTTTGATGAGAAGTCAAACATCTACTGGGGTGAGCGGCTGATTAAAGCCGGGGCGCATGTAAAGTATGGCATAGATCATTTAAAAGTTCATGCCAAGATTTTCTCAATCAAAAGAAAGGAAGGAGAAAGCATTCAAACCTATGCATACATGGGCACGGGGAATTTCAATGAAAAAACCGCTGAAATTTATGGAGACCATGCCTTAATCACTAGCGAATCTGCTTACACAAAGGATGTGGACGAAGTATTTGCCTTCCTTAAAGACAAGACCCACACCCCAAAATTTGACAGTTTATTGGTTGCCCCATTTAATTTAAGAAGTTCAGTTGAACAATTGATTGAAAATGAAATAGGCTACAGTAAGGAAGGAAAAATAGGCAAGATGACCATCAAGCTCAACAGCTTGGAAGATCCGGAGATGATAAATAAAATCCGAAGGGCCGCAGATTACGGGGTTAAAATTGAATTAATTGTTAGGGGTATTTGTTGTTACCACCCCTTATCTGCCTTACAAGAGAAAAATATCAAAATCGTGAGTATTGTAGATAGGTTTTTAGAACACACACGTGTGTATCATTTCCACAATAACAATGAGCCATTGATTTATTTAGCTTCTGCAGATTGGATGACGAGAAATTTATCAGGACGCATTGAGGTAGCCTTCCCTATTCACCACAAAAAAACCAAATCATTTATTTTGGCATCACTCAATGCCCAGCTTCATGACAATGTAAACGGAAGATTAATCACAGGTACAGGGAAAAGTCAAATGGTAAGCGGTAGTGGAACTTTAAGCGCTCAGGAGAAAATGTATGATTTAGTAAGCGAAAACAATGCTCAATATGCTGTCTAG
- a CDS encoding adenylate/guanylate cyclase domain-containing protein, with protein MLSREIVRNFKIYFIVGFIFTTFSAYSRLILSEMYGIEVLGHPSVSFHVKMRFALLIIFLGSFGLALLSSIFDILIIKRLLTNNSLKIALIIGIPTQAIMIVLIVQFINFLYEHAILYVFGEPAIPLDVAEIVFGVIHLIMAVSLSKLLIAIDRKLGPGNLWKMLSGRFFKPREEERIFMFVDLKNSTPIAEKIGHLEYSRLLQDCFQDFSIVDRYRADIYQYVGDEVVVCWTLKKGLKNDNFLKAFFAFTDLLNKKSNYYQKKYGIDPFFKAGANVGPVIITEVGDIKKEITYHGDTLNTAARIQEKCNDLSAQLLISEPLYRLIEKKEAYQIDDVGSIHLKGKKKYVRLYRVAQINQD; from the coding sequence ATGCTGTCTAGAGAAATCGTAAGAAATTTCAAAATCTACTTTATCGTAGGTTTTATTTTTACAACATTCTCTGCTTACAGTAGGCTCATTCTTTCAGAGATGTATGGAATAGAAGTTCTAGGGCATCCATCTGTCAGCTTTCATGTGAAGATGAGGTTTGCATTGTTGATTATTTTTCTAGGTTCTTTTGGCCTTGCCCTCTTATCGAGCATTTTTGATATTTTAATTATCAAAAGGTTATTGACCAACAACTCCTTAAAAATTGCCCTGATAATTGGTATTCCTACCCAGGCAATAATGATTGTTTTAATTGTACAATTCATTAACTTTTTATATGAGCATGCGATACTTTACGTTTTTGGGGAACCTGCAATCCCTCTTGACGTGGCAGAAATTGTCTTTGGGGTCATTCACCTCATCATGGCAGTTAGTTTATCCAAATTACTGATTGCTATAGATCGAAAACTTGGACCGGGAAACTTATGGAAGATGCTGAGTGGCAGGTTCTTTAAACCCCGTGAAGAGGAACGAATCTTTATGTTTGTAGATTTAAAAAACTCAACACCTATTGCTGAAAAGATTGGCCACCTTGAATACAGTAGGTTATTACAAGACTGTTTTCAGGATTTCTCCATTGTGGATCGTTATCGGGCAGACATTTATCAATACGTAGGAGATGAAGTTGTTGTCTGCTGGACATTAAAAAAAGGTTTAAAAAATGACAATTTTCTCAAAGCCTTTTTCGCTTTCACGGATCTTTTAAATAAAAAATCTAATTATTACCAAAAAAAATATGGCATAGATCCTTTTTTTAAAGCAGGAGCCAACGTTGGACCGGTAATTATTACTGAAGTGGGGGACATTAAAAAGGAAATTACTTACCATGGCGACACCTTGAATACAGCTGCTCGTATCCAAGAAAAATGCAATGATCTGAGCGCACAATTGTTAATCTCTGAACCCCTGTATCGCCTTATCGAGAAAAAGGAAGCCTATCAGATTGACGATGTGGGATCAATTCATCTGAAGGGAAAAAAGAAGTACGTAAGACTTTACCGTGTAGCGCAAATAAACCAAGATTAA